One Cervus elaphus chromosome 28, mCerEla1.1, whole genome shotgun sequence DNA segment encodes these proteins:
- the LOC122685447 gene encoding peroxiredoxin-6-like, producing MPGGLLPGVEAPNFEANTTIGRIRFHNYLGDSWSILFSHPPDFTPVCTTELGRAAKLAPEFTKRNVKMIYLSIDSVEDHLAWSKDVNAYNGEGPTEKLPFPIIEDKNRDFVI from the coding sequence ATGCCCGGAGGTCTCCTCCCCGGGGTCGAGGCTCCCAACTTCGAGGCAAATACTACCATCGGCCGCATCCGTTTCCACAACTATCTGGGAGACTCATGGAGCATTCTCTTCTCCCACCCTCCGGACTTTACCCCAGTGTGTACCACGGAGCTCGGCAGAGCAGCAAAGTTGGCACCAGAATTTACCAAGAGAAATGTTAAGATGATTTATCTTTCCATAGACAGTGTGGAAGACCATCTTGCATGGAGCAAGGATGTCAACGCTTATAACGGTGAAGGGCCCACGGAAAAGTTACCTTTTCCCATCATTGAAGATAAGAATCGGGACTTTGTCATCTAG